aagctgggcattttttcttattccacagtatctcattgtctttttgtctctcttctgcctgtttcagtgcatgtacctcctccactgtctgtccTTGCAGTGTTCTGCTATTCTCCCTTGACAGCTCTGTAGCTCTACAAATGTGCAGGCATGTCTCAAGAGTCAGCTTCTCTTCTCAGAGCAATCTGAGTAATCTTTCCCTCAGTGCTGAGCTATTTGTACCACACACAAGTCGATCTCTAATCAATGAATCTCTAATGTCCCCAAAATTGCAACTACTAGCAAGTATTTTCAAGTCTGTTATATAGCTGTCCACGTTTTCATCCAATCCTTGGTTCCTCATGAAGAATCGGTACCTTTCCACAGTCTTGTTTACCTTTGGGTTGCAGTACTCGTCAAACTGTATGAtcattgaactcactgtggtcctcgctgaagggctagctctcgacaaagttgcccaaagttctctgcctttttctccgatgagatagttgaatagcttgacttttgtggtctcttcggcgtctggcatggtaaggtctatgtacagtgtgaactcctccttccaacttttccatgacttcgccaagttgttggagtccaaaaccaaagttccagggggttttagcccttccatcgctgtcagctagctgttgttttttttctttgccgatgctgaaggctaactgcttatcttttgtaggtacacaaaattgctggaggaactcagcgggtgcagcagcatctatggagcgaaggaaataggcgacgtttcgggccgaaacccttcttcagactgatggggggtggggaaagaaagaaggaaaaagggaggaggaggagcccgagggcgggcagatgggagggtgggaggagacagctagagggtgaaggaaggggaggggacagcacaggctagccaaattgggggaattcaatgttgatgccataagggcgcaaggaccccagacggaatatgaggtgctgttcctccaatttccgctgttgctcactctggcaatggaggagacccaggacagagaggtcggattgggaatgggagggggagttgaagtgctcgcctatttccttcgctccatagatgctgctgcacccgctgagttcctccagcaattttgtgtgccttcgatattccagcatctgcagttcccttttgaactgcttatcttttgtgcttcgttgtgtccttggtgtgctgttggctacgggcccactgaaaacaagctactggcttcaattgttcaactgcattttttCTTCTTTGCCGGCTTCTGTAAGGCTAATGTTAGCCTGCTGTTAGCTAGCTAAACTTTCACTTTTCTAGTTAATTCTGACATTTTTCGACGTCCatcccaccgctgccaccatgtttctttacgttctgtctctatctggactatacataatggacgattaaagcagtcttgcttacttgaactttattgtctttgtgcagtcatcatccgAACTGGGCTGCGCCCCCagtgtcacctctaaaccagtcccccgtaccaacagtacttaaataaacaatcatATTGTTACACTGACGTGAAGGAAAAGGAGTTTTACTTCTATTTGATGGACAGGAACGCAACATGGATACCGGGAATATCCCGCGTATATTGGAACATTTAATCACTaaataaaatgtgaaataatTCGCCAAACAGAAATATCCTGAAACAATTCTGCTGCGATTCAATGCCGAAACATTAGTACAACTCTTTCTGCGAAAATGTgggtggctcttaaaagagccgtTGGGTTTTGGGTGTTTTCTCAACAATGTGTGGATCTTTATTTGGAACTGGTGTACTTGGTCACCGCCTTTGTCCCTTCCGACACGGCGTGTTTGGCCAGCTCCCCGGGAAGAAGCAGGCGCACGGCGGTCTGAATCTCTCGGGAGCTGATGGTCGCCCGCTTGTTATAATGCGCCAGGCGGGAAGCCTCGCCCGCGATACGCTCGAAAATATCGTTCACGAACGAGTTCATGATGCCCATGGCCTTGGAGGAGATGCCGGTGTCCGGGTGAACCTGCTTCATCACTTTGTAGATGTAGATGGAGTAACTCTCCTTCCTTGACCTCCTGCGCTTCTTGCCCCCTTTGACTGCGGATTTCGGCAAAGCTTTCTTTGCGCCCTTCTTGGCAGCTGTTTCCTTCTTGGCGGCTGTTTtcggcaaagatcctacagcatcTTTGGTTTTCGGCGGATCGGGCATTTCCTCGGTGGATTTcaaacacaaaaacaaaacacGATCTTTGCACAGAAGTGACCAGAAACCGCTCGGTGCGCGGATTAAATAGGCAGTGACGTCACCCTATGCTAATGAGGGATGGAGCAGGACCGGATCGTCATTGGACGGTCGGTGAGATGTTTAATGACACTTCTCCTGTAAACGCTCTGATTGGATATCTAATCATAATCGCTCGCTCCGCCAATCAGAAGCCGCTCTCACTCACTGTTCGTGTCCTGTCCGGTCCCAGAAAGCTGTCGTTTGTCatcctttagttttagagacacagcgcggaaacaggcccttctgcccacccaatactcgccgaccagcgatccccctacacgagcactatcctacacactggggacaatttacaattgtaccaagccaattaacctaccaacctgaacGTCTTCAATGTGATAGGTAACCcgagcacccacagaaaacccacacaggtcacggggagaacgtaaatcgGGTTCAGAATTATTTCACCAGAGCGCATGTCCAGGGGCCACGACCGTCCTTTCAGACGCCTCCTATATATATCGTCTGAATaaaggccttgacccgaaacgtcacctattcattttctccagagaagctgcctggcgcgctgagttactgcagcttttaatATCTGTCTTtatttggggagggggaggagaggagagaagagaagaagggaagagaagagTGGCGAGAAGAGAAATGTTACCCAGAAGACGGTGGGGTCAGGAAGTCACTGAATAAGTGGGAGAGGGTGGGACCCTCATCACATTGACTTGTTGGAAAGAGTTcacagcaagggttcccaacctggggtaaatttacccccagggggtatatttgttgattctggatctgtACATTTTTTCAGTCATTGactaactgtgtttggttctggtatacaatTGTTGTTCACCATTAGTTgttaataaataactgaaataacattgttatgtgcaatTAAAGTtggaggggtaaacgggacgaaaaaggttgggaacccctggtccACAAGATAACTGCAGTGTTGTATTTTGCTATCAGTGCTGTGCTGCAGGTGTCGGTGCAGAATTCAATGTTGTTTGTTACCTACATTACTGTTTTTGATGACAATGCAGGTAACATTGTGAGTAAATCTGCAGCTGACACCAACAATGTTGATCTAGATCAGTTGGTTTGGTGGGACGAGGAATGACAAAtataatttaactctgacaaatgtgaggtgttgcacactGATATGCAAATCCAGggtaggacttgcacagtaaattgtAGAACattggagagtgttgcagaacagagatctCGGATTGCAGGTGCTGGGAATGCAAGGGTTGATTTGGGAACATGGGAGGCAAAGGTGTGACCTAAATAAAGTgtgaaaaatcatgaggggcatggatattgAACACTCAGTTTATTTTCCCCAGGataaaggattctaaaactagaagcaTTGGgccaaggtgagaggagagatttaaaagggacctcagGGCAATATTTTAACTGAGAGTAgttcatatctggaatgagctgctgaggaaacaggtacaattacaatgtttaaaatatattttgaccaACATTGGGATAGGACGGGATTAGAAGCtaagggtcaaatgtgggcaagtggaacTGACCCAGAATGCATACATGGTCACCATGGCCAATGTGAACCaggtggcctgtttctgtgctataaagCTCCATGAAATTCTAGAGATGTTCCACCAGTGTTAATATCCCGGGCCCAGTGCATTGTTAGCTAAGGTGACATGGAGGCATAAAATCAGTAACATTATCAGTACAACAGTGCAACTAGTCGCagaattagggtgggggagggatggagagagtcagATCTAAACCAAAGTCAGCACATTTGCTTATTTATCTCACAGGGACCTGCTGACTCTGACCTCGTACTCCCTCACTGTTTAATGCGTCCCACACACCAGATCGTTTCCCCCTCTAGCCGTTGCTCCCAATCCACTTCCACTGGTCTTTGACATAACAATCCCCTTTGAcaccaaatctccgtaatcttctcagaaagtggaGGTGCTGATgattaaaaaagaactgcagatgctggagaaactcagcaggtgaggcagcatctatggagagaaggaataggtgacgtttcgggtcgagacccttcttgagcccaatgtcggtggagggggggggaggtagggacAAAGAAAGGAAggagcggagacagtaggctttgtgggagagctgggaagggggaggggaaggagggagaaagcaatggctatctaaaattagagagtaGAGTAGGACTATGGAGTAGAGGCacagatgtgctttctttataattgcattagtgtgctgggtccaggaaagatcttcggaaatattcaTGCCCAGTAATTTGAAGTTTTTTACTCTCTCCacgatcgtcccattgatataaacaggattgtgggtcctcgtccttcctcttccaaagtccacaaccagttccttggtttgttcaagaaggaactgccgatgctggaagatcgaaggtacacaaaaatgctggagaaactcagcgggtgcagcagcatctatggagcgaaggaaatagtcgacttttcgggccgaaacccttcttcagactgatggggggtgggggggagaaagaaggaaaaagggaggaggaggagcccgagggcggggggatgggaggagacagttcgagggttaaggaaggggaggagacagcaagggctagcaaaattgggagaattcaacgttcatgccaaccggacgcaagcaacccaggcggaatatgaggtgctgttcctccaatttccggtgttgctcactctggcaatggaggagacccaggacagagacgtcggattgggaatgggatggggagttgaagagctgagccaccggtagatcaggtaggttattgcggactgagcggaggtgttcggcgaaacgatcgcccaacctccgcttagtctccccgatgtaaatcagctgacatctagagcagcggatgcagtagatgaggttggaggagatacaggtgaacctttgttgcacctggaacgactgctagggtccttgaatggagtcgaggggggaggtgaagggacaggtgttgcatttcttgcagttgcaacggaaagtgcccggggagggggtggtaagggagggaagggaagaattgacaagggagttgcggagggagcggtctttgcggaaggcagacatagggggagatgggaagatgtggcgagtggtggggtcacgttggaggtggcggaaatggcggaggattatttgttatatttgccggctggtggggtgaaaggtgaggactagggggactctgcccttgttgcgagtgcggggatggggagagagagcagtgttgcggggtatggatgagaccctggtgtgagcctcatctatggtggcggaggggaattcccgttcctgaagaacgaggacatttccgatgccctggcgtggaacgtctcatcctgggagcagatgtggcgtaggcggaagaattgggagtaggggatggagtctttacagggggcagggttggaagacgtgtagtccagatagccatgtgagtcagttggtttgtagtgtatgtcggtcagaagtctgtcccctgcgatggagatggtgaggtcaaggaatggtagggaagtgtcggaaatggttcaggtgtattggagtgccggatggaagttggtggtgaagtggatgaagtcagtcagttgtgtgtgggtgcaggaggtggcccaaagcagtcgtcaatgtaacggaggtagaggttgggccctggtacgtattgaacaaggattgttcaacgtacccgacaaagaggcaggcgtagctggggcccatgcttgtgcccatagctacgccttgtgtttggaggaaatgggaggagtcaaatgtaaagttgttgagggtgaggaccaactccgctaggcggaggagggtgtcagtggctgggtataggttgctcctctggtcgaggaagaaccggagggctttgaggccatcctggtgggggatggaggtgtagagtgactggacatccatggtgaagatgaggggtgagggcctagagagtggaatgcgcggaggcggcggagagtgtctgcctagagagtggaatgcacgGAACTCCTCGCATTCCActctgggcacacgcatgggccccagctacgccagcctctttgtcgggtacaaaTTCAGTTTTAGAATCCTTTATCCTGGGGAGAAAAAACTGAGTGTTGAATattcatgcccctcatgatttttcacACTTTAtttaggtcacccctcagcctcctatgctcccaaATCAATCCTTGCCTATCCAGCCTCTTCCTATAATTCAAACACACGTCCCCAAAACatcttggtaaacctcttctgcaccctttccagcataaTGGAATCCTGCTAAAGCTGAGCAACTAGAACTACATacactactccaggtgtagtctcaccaatacaaagctgcatcatgatatccAAATCTTTGTATTCAATACCCTTCCCATTGAAGGCAAGTATGGCAACGTTGCCTTCACCACACCACCCGTATTATGATGTTCCAGAGACCATGCACCTGTAATCCGagatctctgttctgcaacactctccaatgttctaccatttactgtgcaagtcctaccCTGGATTTGCATATCagtgtgcaacacctcacatttgtcagagttaaaatttatttgtcattccttGCCCCACCAAACCAACTGATCTAGATCAACattgttggtgtcatctgcagattTACTCACAATGTTACCTGCATTGTCATCCAAAACATTAATGTAGGTAACAAACAACATTGAATTCTGCACCGACACCTGCATCACAGCACTGATTACAAAATACAACCCTCCGGTTATCTTGTggaccaggggttcccaacctttttcgtcccgtttacccctccaACTTTAATTGcaaataacaatgttatttcagttatttattaacAACTAATGGTGAACAACAattgtataccagaaccaaacacagttagtcaatgagaaaaaatatctacagatccagaatcaacaaatgtaccccctgggggtaaatttaccccaggttgggaaccctagcTGTGGACTCTTTCCCACCTATTCAGTGACTTCCAGACCCCACCGTCTTCTGGGTAAcatttctcttctccccccctcccccatctattAATTATGCATCTCTGTTCTTTGGCTCTTTACTTCCCACTGGTAGCAGGGTGCCATCGTAAAATAAAGACAGATattaaaagctgcagtaactcagcgcgtcaggcagcatctctggagaaaatgcatagGTGACGTCGTCTGTCCATGGTGTGCGGTAgttttgctgtcttacagcgccagagatatacaatacaatacaattcaatttattgtcatttggaccccttgaggtccaaacgaaatgccgtttctgcatccatacattacaaacaaatagacccaagacacaacataatttacataaacatccatcacattgctgtgatggaaggccaaaaaaacttctctctccactgcactctcccccccccccgatgtcagagtcaaagtcaaagtccccggcgggcgatggcaattgtcccgtggccattaaagccacgccgggtgatgcaaggtcgcgcaccgggtcttggtgttagagcccccggcgtgcgctcgcagagacccgccgccattccaagccgcgcggggcggtgctgtaaggccccgctccaggtgctcttcaaccccgcaactcgggcgggagaagtcgccgctgcggaagccccgaaaagcggtctccctccagggacccgcgggctcccaatGTTactgtccgccagacccgcagttgcagcctccgaatctccgggggtcgggccgcagcagcgtccaccacagctccacccgctctggactcggccagctccgcgacggtgaggtgagcagtcggcaccacagcccccggtcttcctgttggaggccgctcctcgttgcagccccaacaacaacggagacccgacaaagaaaaggtcgggtctcccgtgcagggagagatttaaaagttacccccaacccccccacaccacccccacacacataccccaacaaaaataacaaaaactacataaaaacatagacataaaataataaaaacgcagacggactgcagaggccgctgctgacgagagtcgcgccgcctaccggaatgATCGatatgggatcgatcctgactacggatctttgtacgttctccccgtgacctgtgtgggttttctgtgggtgctcgGGTTACCTATCACATTGAAGACgttcaggttggtaggttaattggcttggtacaattgtaaattgtccttagtgtgtaggatagtgctcgtgtagggggatcgctggtcggcgactattcggtgggcagaagggcctgtttccgcgctttctGGGACCGGACAGGACACGAACAGTGAGTGAGAGCGGCTTCTGATTGGCGGAGCGAGCGATTatgattattgattgattgatagaatttattgccacacaaccagggccggtggaattttgggttgtcagcagcggtacaacaataaagaacacacaaccacaataaaaatgtaacacaaacatccaccacagcattcatcactgtggtggaaggcacagaacttggccagtcctcctccattttcccccgtggtcgggacctccaccctccgcagccgttgctgcggacgtccagatggtaagggataaagtcaaaggcaaggtaagtccaggatcggctctccccaccggagaccgcggcttcaggctggtgtaggccgcaggccggcggtcgaagctttaaggttcccgccgttcggcagccagaagcaccgcagcccGCAGGCCggatggtcgaagctcccctccagggaggaGATATCCAATCAGAGCGTTTGCAGAAGAAGTGTCATTAAACATCTCACCGACCGTCCAATGACGATCCGCTCCTGCTCCATCCCTCATTAGAATAGGGTGACGTCACTGCCTATTTAATCCGCGCTCCGAGCGGTTTCTGGTCACTTCCAAAGATTTAATTAGTGCTGTCGTTGCTGTTTTATTGTCTTCATCTCTGTAACTGTTCTGAATTGCATTTCTACTCGGCAATTCGTCCAGTCTTTCAAGGAGGAATATTTCACACTTTCGCCCATATTCCGATTTTTGTGACAATGAACCAGACGATAATCCGACACCGTTTACATAGTGACCGATCGCTAATTGATGCCGAGGATCATTTTTTGTAATCGGTTACCGGCCCAAATAAATCGTAAATTAAATGTGTTGTGCTGTATTGCCCGGGGTTCAAGGTGGTCAacaatcaagagtatttaattgtcatatgtaccgtgaacggaacaatgaaattcttactcgcagcagtaTAATTAACATCTTAACGCAATGCACTTACATAAAAAAATGATAATCAAAAAAGCAATGATTATGTGATGTAGCAAATTGTAttgacatacagatttatagttTGGCGGCTATTTCAAAGTTCGAGTTTTGGAGGGACTGGCAGTTATTTTCAGCGCTTTTCTGTTGTGGGTTTTGATTGGTAGATAAAACAGTTCTGTGATTGGGTCATTCTTCACACCAATGAGATCATGTCCTTTTTCACCAATCACCAGCGGTTCTCTGGATTCCTCAAACAGGTATAAGAAAGGCGAGTCTGTGAACGTTTTCTCATTCTGCGTGTACAAAACATCAGGTGATGTCTGGACGAGGAAAAACCAGCGGCAAAGCTCGGGCCAAGGCCAAGTCTCGCTCATCCCGTGCTGGTCTGCAGTTCCCGGTCGGTCGTGTTCATAGGCACTTGAGGAAAGGCAACTATGCTCAGCGGGTGGGTGCAGGAGCCCCGGTCTATCTGGCTGCTGTGCTCGAATATCTGACGGCTGAAATCCTCGAGCTGGCCGGCAACGCGGCCCGGGACAACAAGAAGAGCCGCATCATCCCCAGACATCTGCAGCTGGCCGTCCGCAACGACGAGGAGCTCAACAAGCTGCTGGGAGGGGTGACCATCGCTCAGGGCGGTGTGTTGCCCAATATCCAGGCCGTGCTGTTGCCCAAGAAAACCGGCGGAACGAACAAGTAAGCGAGAGAAACTCAACATAGTGACCCAAAGGCTCTTTTCAGAGCCACTCACCATGTCTGTGGAAGGGCTGATCATCGATTATGTTTAGTGCGGGACTGCACATTGAGTTGTCTACACGGTGGAGGAGCGGTTGaccaactgccttacagcgccaaagaccctggttcgatcccgactacgggcgcttccCTGTACACAATTTTTACGTTcaccccgtttcctcccacactcaagacgtccagggttgtaggttaattggtttgatataaatgtttaaaaatatatgtTTTCAAACACTTAtcatttgtaggatagtgttcatgtgtgaggatcgctagtcggtgcggactcgctggtccgaagggtcagtttccgcgttgtacctcaaaactaaacatgaaacagCGGTTGGCTGATGCGGGAAGATACATTTAGGCAGATATTCCTCAGAACATTGGCAGCGACCTACAGAAAGAGATCCTCCTCGAAACCAACTCCGTTTCCCTCTCACCTACAGA
Above is a window of Amblyraja radiata isolate CabotCenter1 chromosome 45, sAmbRad1.1.pri, whole genome shotgun sequence DNA encoding:
- the LOC116968514 gene encoding histone H2B-like, which produces MPDPPKTKDAVGSLPKTAAKKETAAKKGAKKALPKSAVKGGKKRRRSRKESYSIYIYKVMKQVHPDTGISSKAMGIMNSFVNDIFERIAGEASRLAHYNKRATISSREIQTAVRLLLPGELAKHAVSEGTKAVTKYTSSK
- the LOC116968562 gene encoding histone H2AX-like, translated to MSGRGKTSGKARAKAKSRSSRAGLQFPVGRVHRHLRKGNYAQRVGAGAPVYLAAVLEYLTAEILELAGNAARDNKKSRIIPRHLQLAVRNDEELNKLLGGVTIAQGGVLPNIQAVLLPKKTGGTNK